CGGCTCCGACGCGCTGTACGGGATGCTCGACCACGTCGCGAACAGCTATGACAGCCGCCTGATTCCGTGAACACCCAGATGGGAAGCTCGATGTCCGACGACAATCCGTCCACTGTGGTCCTGGTGGACGCGTTCTCCACGGGCGCGCTGCTCGCCCTGCAAGCCTGGCACCGGTACCGGCTGATCCACGTCCGGTCCCGGGCCAGGCTGCCCGCGACCTTCTCGGCGAGCCTGCCCGCCGAGCTGTTCGCCGAGGACTTCGCCTACACCGACCACGCCGACGACGTCATGCGCAGGCTCGCCGAACTCGCCCCGATCGCGGTCATCGCGGCCAGTGAGTTCGGGGTGGAGGTGGCCGACGAGATCGCCGCGAAATTGGGCCTGCGCGGCAACGATCCGGCGCTGTCGCATGTGCGGCGGGACAAGTTCCATATGCTGGAGGCGGTCGGCGCCGCGGGGCTGCGCACGGTGCGGCAGCGGCGTACCAGCGAGGTGGCCGATCTGCTGGCCTGGCGGCGCGCGGCGGGGCTCGAACGCATGGTGGTCAAGCCGCTCGACAGCGCGGGCTCCGACGACGTGTTCATCAGCGATTCCGAGGCGCAGGTGCGCACGGCGGTCCGGACGATCATCGGCAAGACGAACCTGATGCTGCGGACCAACGCGGCGGTGCTGGCCCAGGAGTATCTGGTGGGCGAGGAGTACATCGTCAATTCCGTCAGCCGTGACGGCATGCACTGGTTCACCGATGCCTGGGTCAGCCACAAGAAGACCGTCCGGGACAACCGCAGGATCTACGACTACGAGGATCTGCTCTCGCGGTCGGACCCGCGGTTCGACGAGATCCTCGCCTACGTCGCGGGCGTGCTGGACGCGCTGGGCATCGTGAACGGGCCCGCGCACACCGAATTGATCTATACCGCAGCGGGTCCGGTGCTGCTGGAGACCGGCGCGCGATTATCCGGCCTGGCCAATCCGCGTGCCCTCGATCGGTGCACCGGGGTGAATCAGGTGGACCTGACGATGGACTGCTACCTCGGCGGCGGGAACGCGCTGGCCACTCAGCCGGCCGTGTACG
This genomic stretch from Nocardia brasiliensis ATCC 700358 harbors:
- a CDS encoding ATP-grasp domain-containing protein, whose product is MSDDNPSTVVLVDAFSTGALLALQAWHRYRLIHVRSRARLPATFSASLPAELFAEDFAYTDHADDVMRRLAELAPIAVIAASEFGVEVADEIAAKLGLRGNDPALSHVRRDKFHMLEAVGAAGLRTVRQRRTSEVADLLAWRRAAGLERMVVKPLDSAGSDDVFISDSEAQVRTAVRTIIGKTNLMLRTNAAVLAQEYLVGEEYIVNSVSRDGMHWFTDAWVSHKKTVRDNRRIYDYEDLLSRSDPRFDEILAYVAGVLDALGIVNGPAHTELIYTAAGPVLLETGARLSGLANPRALDRCTGVNQVDLTMDCYLGGGNALATQPAVYDRREHARCVNLIAHQEVPLPAPTLRDELERLPAVESVRFRIGDQALTRPTVDLNSSPGVVFLVHEDAAEIERSYQALRRLEHELL